The following proteins are encoded in a genomic region of Anaerolineae bacterium:
- a CDS encoding Dihydroorotate dehydrogenase — MRLYPLVREILFRFEPELVHKLILTLIGTSGRIPPIAFVLKSLFSVSPQPVTCFGVTFPNFVGLAAGYDKDGSAWRGLACLGFGHIEVGTVTLKPQPGNPKPRLFRLPEAQALINRMGFPGRGAEVVARQLRRQLPTEVILGVNLGKNKDTPLERAAEDYLALFDIFAPLADYLVVNVSSPNTVGLRQLQARQALEELLSNLNLRRSQAQPEIGRRIPILVKIAPDLSDAELDDVLDVIQNQAMDGVIATNTTIQRQGLIPDVLKLSPRASESGGLSGLPLFSLSLSMVKKIRRRWGTDLPVIGVGGIMGAEQAKAMLEAGANLLQVYTGLVYRGPGLVREIVNQ; from the coding sequence ATGAGACTTTATCCGCTGGTTCGGGAAATCCTTTTCCGCTTTGAACCCGAACTGGTTCATAAGCTGATCCTGACCTTGATTGGAACCAGCGGGCGTATCCCGCCGATTGCCTTTGTCCTGAAAAGTCTTTTTTCGGTGTCGCCTCAGCCGGTAACCTGCTTTGGAGTGACTTTCCCAAATTTCGTAGGGCTGGCAGCCGGCTATGACAAGGACGGCAGCGCCTGGCGAGGACTGGCGTGTTTGGGGTTTGGGCATATTGAAGTCGGCACCGTGACCCTCAAGCCGCAACCTGGCAATCCAAAGCCGCGTCTCTTTCGCCTGCCGGAAGCGCAAGCTCTCATCAATCGCATGGGCTTTCCAGGGCGAGGAGCAGAAGTTGTTGCCCGTCAGCTTCGCAGGCAACTTCCAACAGAAGTCATTCTGGGGGTAAATTTGGGCAAAAACAAGGATACGCCGCTGGAACGAGCTGCGGAAGATTATCTGGCATTGTTTGACATTTTTGCGCCTTTAGCAGATTATTTAGTCGTCAATGTCAGTTCTCCGAACACGGTAGGGTTGCGCCAATTGCAAGCCCGTCAGGCGTTAGAGGAACTGTTGAGCAATCTAAATCTGCGCCGGTCTCAAGCCCAACCCGAGATAGGCAGACGGATACCCATCCTGGTGAAAATCGCTCCGGACTTGAGCGATGCTGAACTGGATGATGTCCTGGACGTTATTCAGAACCAGGCTATGGATGGGGTGATCGCTACAAATACGACAATCCAACGGCAGGGATTGATCCCAGATGTTTTGAAGCTAAGCCCTCGGGCTTCCGAAAGCGGAGGATTGAGCGGCTTACCTTTGTTCTCTTTAAGTCTTTCGATGGTGAAAAAGATTCGTCGGCGGTGGGGTACAGACCTTCCGGTGATCGGCGTGGGCGGGATTATGGGCGCAGAACAGGCAAAGGCAATGTTGGAAGCAGGAGCTAATCTGCTCCAGGTCTATACAGGGTTGGTCTATCGCGGGCCTGGTTTGGTCAGGGAGATTGTAAACCAATAG
- a CDS encoding / Glutamine transport system permease protein GlnP, translated as MGREFTLPIFAIGWQRMLNQFFSYILQGTSVTVAVTLIALPFGLILGLLLALLYNYGGFWVSRLAAVYSLVMRGVPPIALLFILYFLLSGRLVNLSPFWAGSISLGIISSAYQMEILRGALQAVGEGQMTAARAIGMSRLQAIRYIIVPQAIRLAIPPWSNEASIVLKDSSLVYALGVPEILRRAQQLSATTQQPFLAFGAAALIYFVLVFLVNRGLDLLAEKTKLPTSMA; from the coding sequence ATGGGCAGGGAATTTACCCTGCCCATCTTTGCAATCGGTTGGCAAAGGATGCTCAACCAATTCTTTTCCTATATCTTACAAGGCACCTCGGTCACCGTCGCAGTGACCCTGATAGCCTTACCCTTCGGTCTTATCCTGGGCTTATTGCTTGCCTTGCTCTATAACTACGGTGGATTTTGGGTCTCACGCCTGGCAGCGGTCTATAGTCTGGTGATGCGCGGCGTGCCACCTATTGCCTTGCTTTTCATCCTGTACTTTCTGCTCTCCGGGCGCCTGGTCAACCTGTCGCCCTTCTGGGCTGGATCAATTTCCCTGGGCATCATCAGTTCAGCCTATCAAATGGAAATTTTACGCGGCGCCCTCCAGGCAGTGGGCGAGGGTCAAATGACGGCAGCCCGCGCCATTGGAATGAGCCGCTTGCAAGCCATTCGCTATATCATTGTCCCGCAGGCTATTCGCCTGGCTATTCCCCCTTGGTCAAACGAAGCTTCGATTGTGCTTAAGGACTCTTCTCTGGTATACGCCCTCGGCGTGCCCGAAATCTTACGCCGCGCTCAACAATTAAGCGCCACAACCCAACAACCCTTTTTAGCTTTCGGAGCGGCTGCCCTCATATACTTTGTGCTGGTTTTTCTCGTCAATCGAGGTCTGGACCTTCTCGCCGAGAAAACCAAACTTCCGACTTCAATGGCATGA
- a CDS encoding Transcriptional regulator, GntR family, translated as MESLIEPIQVQSLKEACVNKLQELILSGKLKIGQALPPERRLAEQLGVSRPVLHEALVDLASKGLVTIVPRRGVFVSDFRTSGSLAMLTALISYHNGELDQPFLESLLQMRLLMEVETARLAAIHRTPAHLEQFQVLLEQERQVNRQDVQALAEIDFRFHQLVAIASGNLVYPLVINSFKPVYTNLTSRFFKHYLGKKIIEEVFDFHRQLVQAIQNLNPHISAMIMTEMLNHGARHLLSLSGGKNGNPDLRNTESKIFDQDPL; from the coding sequence GTGGAATCGCTTATTGAACCCATTCAAGTGCAAAGCCTAAAAGAAGCCTGTGTCAACAAGCTCCAGGAACTCATCCTTTCGGGCAAATTGAAGATTGGGCAAGCACTGCCTCCCGAAAGACGCCTTGCGGAACAACTGGGCGTCAGCCGTCCCGTGCTGCATGAAGCTCTGGTGGATTTAGCCAGTAAAGGGTTGGTCACCATTGTTCCTCGCCGCGGGGTGTTCGTTAGCGATTTCCGCACCAGCGGCTCGTTAGCGATGTTAACTGCACTGATCTCCTATCATAATGGTGAGCTTGACCAACCGTTCTTAGAGAGTCTCCTGCAAATGCGCCTTCTAATGGAAGTGGAAACAGCCCGGCTGGCAGCCATTCACCGCACCCCGGCACATCTCGAGCAATTTCAAGTCTTGCTCGAACAGGAACGACAGGTTAATCGCCAGGATGTCCAGGCGCTGGCAGAAATCGATTTCAGGTTTCATCAACTGGTCGCCATTGCTTCGGGGAATCTGGTTTATCCCCTGGTGATCAACTCCTTCAAACCGGTTTATACCAACCTGACCAGCCGCTTCTTCAAGCATTATCTGGGCAAGAAAATCATTGAGGAAGTCTTCGACTTCCATCGTCAACTCGTTCAGGCGATCCAAAACCTGAATCCTCATATCTCGGCAATGATCATGACTGAAATGTTAAATCACGGCGCCCGCCACCTTTTGTCCCTTTCTGGAGGAAAAAATGGCAACCCTGACCTGCGAAACACCGAAAGCAAAATATTCGATCAAGACCCCTTATAA
- a CDS encoding Glutamine transport ATP-binding protein GlnQ: MSETPYILQAKNLTKIYGENVIFKDICLDVHRGETIVIIGPSGTGKSTLLRCLNLLTPVNNGQIFLEGQEITAPSVDADQVRQKIGMVFQNFLLFNHLTALGNVMIGLTKVKKMPPDQARQKALHELERVGLADRANHYPAQLSGGQQQRVAIARALAMDPLVMLFDEPTSALDPELIGEVLGVMEQLAHEHMTMLVVTHEMGFAREVADRIIFMEKGRIVEQGSPEDLFERPQHPRTREFLGKISELYGKKEKK, encoded by the coding sequence ATGAGCGAAACACCTTACATCCTGCAAGCAAAAAACCTGACCAAAATCTACGGCGAGAATGTCATCTTCAAAGATATTTGCTTAGATGTGCACAGAGGTGAAACCATTGTGATTATCGGCCCAAGTGGTACGGGAAAAAGCACCCTGCTGCGCTGCTTAAATCTGCTAACGCCGGTAAACAACGGACAGATCTTTCTCGAAGGACAGGAAATCACCGCCCCCTCGGTCGATGCCGACCAGGTACGCCAGAAAATCGGCATGGTATTTCAAAACTTTCTCCTCTTCAATCATCTAACTGCTCTGGGAAATGTCATGATCGGGCTAACCAAAGTCAAAAAGATGCCGCCCGACCAGGCGAGACAAAAAGCCTTACACGAGTTAGAGCGGGTAGGTCTGGCAGATCGAGCCAATCACTACCCCGCTCAACTTTCAGGTGGCCAGCAACAGCGGGTTGCCATTGCCCGGGCTCTGGCTATGGATCCTCTGGTTATGCTTTTCGATGAACCCACCTCAGCGCTCGACCCCGAACTGATCGGCGAGGTTTTAGGCGTTATGGAACAATTAGCCCATGAACACATGACCATGCTGGTGGTTACCCACGAAATGGGCTTCGCTCGCGAAGTAGCCGACCGGATTATTTTTATGGAAAAAGGGAGAATCGTTGAGCAGGGGTCGCCGGAAGATCTCTTTGAACGCCCACAACACCCCCGCACGCGGGAGTTTCTGGGTAAGATCAGCGAACTTTATGGAAAAAAAGAGAAGAAATGA
- a CDS encoding Pyruvate formate-lyase — translation MRDYYFQGVKRRWNNEATAWTTGTPWDFQFEEISYYIVPETYTFFQTFRSCFIQNARPVKLHPEFWKWSLPERRAWFVKEVMVNYLPHEILPGDLIAGARFNVQTSTCLNKAEAKAYEKMVYGKNGTRQAVKWFHDHGYGNAGCTGGHLIPDYARVIQKGWKDIYTELEERYKALPPEEQKGRKGAQLRAMLTAATMARDVAQKYRQVCLQLAEQEQDKIRKAELLQMAENLARVPWEPAQTFWEAVQSLWLTHMLIMSEENYPGPGLSFGRIDQVLYPLWKKSLDEGMDREFGKEILKCFWIHCNTAYDNLIRTGGNQGITAGYGQLLTLSGMGAGGRDMTNDLTYAILEVIDEMSPILEPKPNVRLHRNTPDELLDKLIEMIASSQGSPFLLNFDERSMAGMLREARKARVEHLINESNVYEYAPVGCLENTMVGNDRSGTVDLNLNLLKAVELALTGGYDLIPFTDEMTGKTDPPVRFGPDTGDATQFKTFEEFWQAYATQTAFIVRKIVELFEQTERVIATFSPTPYLSCLVRGCAEKALDITQGGPELWFATIEGVTFATTVDSLLAIKHLVYDQKICSMAQLIQALKDNWIGHEILQAQALNKAPKYGRDDDQADEMARRVMELWTEETWKYKTRWTGRQMRPGMLSWNYWVGDSYILPASPDGRPKGKFLSNALCPSNGADINGPTANVNSVGKALGGKSKNGGGDWEKYINYLPNGGSHTMTFSPSLLRDPEHRQKFKAFLRGYIENGGTALQINLIDADILRDAQKHPENYRHLLVRVTGYNAYFTSIGKELQDEIIAREAHRM, via the coding sequence TTGAGAGATTATTACTTTCAAGGTGTAAAACGACGCTGGAACAACGAAGCGACGGCATGGACAACCGGCACACCCTGGGACTTTCAATTTGAAGAAATCTCCTACTACATCGTCCCCGAGACCTATACCTTTTTCCAAACCTTCCGATCGTGTTTTATCCAAAATGCTCGCCCGGTGAAGCTCCATCCCGAATTCTGGAAATGGAGTCTACCGGAACGTCGGGCATGGTTTGTAAAAGAGGTCATGGTGAACTATCTGCCGCATGAAATCCTGCCCGGCGACCTGATCGCCGGAGCACGCTTTAATGTGCAGACCTCTACCTGTTTGAATAAAGCTGAAGCCAAAGCTTACGAGAAAATGGTTTATGGCAAGAACGGCACCCGCCAGGCGGTTAAGTGGTTCCACGATCATGGCTACGGCAACGCCGGTTGCACCGGCGGACATCTGATTCCAGATTACGCTCGCGTCATCCAGAAGGGTTGGAAGGATATCTACACCGAATTGGAGGAACGCTACAAGGCACTGCCGCCTGAAGAACAAAAAGGACGCAAAGGCGCCCAATTGCGCGCCATGTTAACGGCAGCCACGATGGCTCGCGATGTCGCTCAGAAATACCGCCAGGTTTGTTTGCAACTTGCTGAACAAGAGCAGGATAAGATTCGGAAAGCCGAGCTCTTGCAAATGGCAGAAAATCTTGCTCGCGTGCCCTGGGAGCCCGCCCAAACCTTTTGGGAAGCAGTGCAATCCCTGTGGTTAACGCACATGCTGATTATGAGCGAAGAAAATTACCCAGGACCTGGTCTATCCTTCGGTCGCATCGATCAAGTTCTTTACCCGTTGTGGAAAAAATCTCTGGATGAAGGGATGGATCGAGAGTTCGGCAAAGAAATTTTAAAGTGCTTTTGGATTCATTGCAATACAGCGTACGATAATCTGATCCGCACGGGCGGCAATCAGGGCATCACGGCCGGCTATGGTCAACTGCTAACGCTTTCGGGAATGGGAGCCGGTGGGCGCGATATGACCAATGACCTGACCTACGCAATCCTGGAAGTAATCGATGAAATGTCACCCATCCTGGAGCCAAAACCCAATGTAAGGCTGCACCGTAATACTCCCGATGAACTGCTCGACAAGCTGATCGAGATGATAGCATCCAGTCAGGGTTCACCCTTCCTGCTCAACTTTGACGAACGTTCCATGGCAGGGATGCTCAGAGAAGCAAGGAAAGCCCGAGTAGAACATTTGATCAACGAGAGCAATGTCTATGAATACGCACCGGTTGGCTGTTTGGAAAACACAATGGTCGGCAACGATCGCTCCGGCACGGTGGACTTGAATCTAAATTTGCTCAAAGCGGTTGAGTTAGCCCTGACCGGCGGTTATGATTTAATTCCCTTTACCGATGAAATGACCGGCAAGACTGACCCACCCGTCCGCTTTGGTCCCGACACTGGAGATGCAACCCAATTTAAAACCTTCGAAGAGTTCTGGCAAGCTTATGCCACCCAAACCGCTTTTATTGTCAGGAAAATCGTTGAACTCTTCGAGCAAACCGAACGGGTGATTGCCACGTTTTCCCCAACCCCTTATCTCTCTTGTCTGGTGAGAGGTTGCGCCGAAAAAGCCCTGGACATCACCCAAGGCGGACCTGAGCTGTGGTTTGCTACCATTGAAGGAGTCACCTTTGCAACCACCGTCGACTCGCTCCTGGCGATCAAGCATCTGGTTTATGATCAGAAAATATGCAGTATGGCTCAGCTCATCCAGGCGCTCAAGGACAATTGGATTGGTCATGAAATATTACAGGCCCAGGCTTTGAATAAAGCCCCGAAGTACGGCCGCGATGATGACCAGGCTGATGAAATGGCACGCCGGGTAATGGAATTGTGGACGGAAGAAACCTGGAAGTACAAAACCCGCTGGACAGGCAGACAAATGCGCCCGGGGATGCTCTCCTGGAATTACTGGGTTGGTGATTCATACATCTTGCCCGCCAGCCCTGATGGTCGCCCAAAGGGTAAATTCCTCTCGAATGCCCTATGCCCCTCGAACGGTGCTGACATCAATGGCCCAACCGCAAACGTCAACTCGGTAGGCAAAGCCCTGGGTGGTAAGAGCAAAAATGGAGGCGGCGACTGGGAGAAGTATATCAACTATCTTCCCAACGGCGGTAGTCACACCATGACCTTTAGCCCTTCCTTGCTGCGCGATCCTGAGCATCGTCAAAAATTCAAAGCCTTCCTGCGCGGGTATATAGAGAACGGCGGCACTGCCTTGCAAATCAACCTGATTGACGCCGACATCCTGCGCGATGCCCAAAAGCACCCGGAGAATTACCGCCATCTGTTGGTGCGGGTAACTGGCTATAACGCGTATTTCACCTCGATCGGTAAAGAACTGCAAGATGAAATCATCGCTCGCGAAGCTCATCGGATGTAA
- a CDS encoding Glutamine ABC transporter, periplasmic glutamine-binding protein has product MKKFTWLLCLVVLASLLLAACGGGAQSHLEKIKQAGVIKVGTSADYPPFEYVDESGNKTGFDIELMEEIAKRMGVKVEWVDMPFDSLIAGVQEGKIDCSISAFNYTEERDKVVDFSEPYFTAEDAFLVADTFTGNITKPEDVAQYKVGVQSGTTQDDWLTNVLQLSEQNLFRYDRADQAALDLKSGRIDVMMADAIPAKALAQKIGGLKIVYTGVLSSGPMNIVLPEGDTELAKAINDILKQLQQEGFIDQLAQKYFTE; this is encoded by the coding sequence ATGAAGAAATTCACCTGGTTGCTCTGTTTGGTCGTTTTGGCCAGCCTGTTGCTTGCTGCCTGCGGTGGAGGGGCGCAGAGCCACCTCGAAAAGATCAAACAAGCGGGCGTTATTAAAGTTGGCACCAGCGCCGATTATCCTCCTTTTGAATACGTCGATGAAAGCGGCAATAAAACCGGCTTTGACATTGAACTCATGGAGGAGATTGCCAAACGGATGGGGGTCAAGGTCGAATGGGTCGATATGCCCTTCGATAGCTTGATCGCCGGCGTTCAAGAGGGCAAAATTGACTGCTCTATTTCAGCTTTCAACTACACCGAAGAGCGCGACAAAGTGGTCGATTTCAGCGAACCCTACTTCACGGCAGAAGATGCCTTTTTGGTCGCCGACACCTTCACCGGCAATATCACCAAGCCCGAAGATGTCGCTCAATATAAGGTTGGCGTGCAAAGTGGGACCACCCAGGACGACTGGCTGACCAACGTTTTGCAGCTCTCCGAACAAAATCTGTTCCGCTATGACCGCGCCGATCAGGCTGCCCTGGATCTGAAGAGCGGACGAATTGATGTCATGATGGCCGATGCCATCCCTGCCAAAGCGCTGGCTCAGAAGATCGGCGGCTTGAAAATTGTCTACACCGGTGTTCTCTCCAGCGGGCCAATGAATATTGTTCTCCCGGAAGGGGACACCGAACTTGCCAAGGCGATCAACGACATTCTCAAGCAATTACAGCAAGAAGGCTTCATCGATCAACTGGCACAAAAGTATTTCACCGAGTAA
- a CDS encoding Pyruvate formate-lyase activating enzyme, whose translation MSVKSQIQWLETRCIGCSTCIQTCPNGNLSRAADGSLRISREYCLACGKCVEACPANALEMLGRTITLEELLFEVLKDRSYYETSGGGVTASGGEPGLQPDFVAEFFRRLKSEHISTAFDTCGMISATAFEKILPYTDWLLYDIKEIDEEKHRRFTSQGNRRILQNLIQIGKWMDHFPTLHLWVRTPLIPGATARPDNLLGIGAFLVQNLTGKVMRWELCAFNNLCRDKYRRLGMEWEYQYTPLLTAEELATLTEAARASGFPSELIIPSGATRVEVLDPEGEVL comes from the coding sequence ATGTCCGTCAAATCCCAAATCCAATGGTTGGAAACCCGTTGCATAGGATGCAGCACCTGTATCCAAACCTGCCCAAACGGCAATTTAAGCCGCGCCGCGGATGGCAGCCTGCGTATCAGCCGTGAATATTGTCTGGCTTGCGGCAAATGCGTAGAAGCCTGTCCGGCAAATGCTTTAGAGATGCTCGGACGCACAATAACTCTTGAGGAACTGCTTTTCGAAGTGCTCAAAGATCGCAGTTACTACGAGACTTCCGGCGGGGGAGTGACAGCATCCGGCGGAGAACCCGGCTTACAACCCGACTTTGTGGCTGAATTCTTTCGCCGTCTCAAATCAGAACATATTTCTACCGCCTTCGACACCTGTGGAATGATTTCGGCTACAGCATTCGAGAAAATCCTGCCCTATACCGATTGGTTGCTCTACGATATCAAAGAAATAGATGAAGAAAAACACCGTCGCTTCACTTCCCAAGGCAACCGGCGCATCCTGCAGAATCTGATTCAAATCGGTAAATGGATGGATCATTTCCCAACTCTGCACTTATGGGTACGCACGCCGCTTATCCCAGGCGCAACCGCCCGCCCCGATAATCTGCTAGGCATTGGCGCATTCCTGGTTCAGAACCTGACCGGTAAAGTGATGCGCTGGGAACTTTGCGCCTTTAACAACCTCTGCCGGGATAAATACCGCCGTCTGGGAATGGAATGGGAATATCAATACACCCCTCTTCTGACCGCAGAGGAACTGGCAACTCTGACGGAGGCTGCCCGGGCGTCGGGGTTTCCATCCGAGCTGATCATCCCCAGCGGTGCAACTCGTGTTGAAGTTCTTGACCCTGAAGGAGAAGTCCTATGA
- a CDS encoding polar amino acid ABC transporter, inner membrane subunit, whose amino-acid sequence MIAFLEFFVRFLPDLLSGMGMTLLLTAEGVLAGFILGLAATLARTYGGRLWRNLAIAYIELFRGTPLLVQVFLLYYGLPGLGITLSREWSAFLALGLNSGAYQAEYLRGSILAIGEGQMLAARAIGMSKWKAVFYIILPQALRLAIPAWANEPVSLLKATSVVFLIAVPELMTRAKLIASRTYDPISSYLAVAILYLVLVYLVDAIMKWLERRTRLPGLSAVGES is encoded by the coding sequence ATGATTGCTTTTCTTGAGTTTTTCGTTCGCTTTCTTCCAGATCTGCTGAGTGGAATGGGGATGACTCTGCTCCTGACTGCCGAGGGGGTTCTGGCAGGTTTTATCCTGGGACTGGCCGCAACCCTGGCGCGCACCTATGGAGGCAGGCTTTGGCGCAACCTGGCAATCGCCTATATCGAACTATTTCGTGGCACCCCCTTGTTGGTACAGGTATTTTTACTCTACTATGGTTTGCCAGGTTTGGGGATCACCCTCAGCCGTGAATGGTCTGCCTTCCTGGCGCTGGGTCTAAATTCAGGCGCCTATCAGGCAGAATACCTGCGCGGTTCGATTCTCGCCATCGGCGAAGGGCAGATGTTAGCTGCCCGCGCCATCGGCATGTCCAAGTGGAAGGCAGTCTTTTATATCATTCTCCCCCAGGCTTTACGCCTCGCCATCCCGGCCTGGGCAAACGAGCCGGTCTCCCTGCTCAAAGCCACTTCGGTCGTTTTCCTCATTGCTGTGCCGGAGTTAATGACCCGTGCCAAATTGATTGCCTCGCGCACCTATGATCCGATCAGTTCCTATTTAGCAGTTGCCATTCTTTACCTTGTCCTGGTTTATCTGGTAGATGCCATCATGAAATGGCTGGAACGGCGCACCCGCCTGCCGGGCTTATCGGCGGTAGGGGAAAGTTAG